A single Nostoc sp. PCC 7107 DNA region contains:
- a CDS encoding nucleotidyltransferase family protein yields the protein MNPNTHLQIILTDTPIGTVLPAIAQTNLPNWWLAGGAVRNSVWRALFGEDCALVINDFDIAFFDETGSRSQELSAQISLTEKFPNYKFDVKNQASFAWWRSGKRPYTSTEDGVQDWLHTATAVGVRLNSQGEWEFFTPYGLDDLFAGIIRPTPAHIYNPDAHNKASTFLAKCPHLKLAEAG from the coding sequence ATGAATCCGAATACTCATTTACAGATAATTTTAACTGACACACCTATTGGGACTGTATTACCTGCGATCGCTCAAACTAACCTCCCTAACTGGTGGTTAGCTGGGGGTGCAGTCCGTAACAGCGTTTGGCGGGCATTATTTGGCGAAGACTGTGCTTTAGTCATTAATGACTTTGATATTGCCTTTTTTGATGAAACTGGTAGTCGTTCCCAGGAACTATCTGCACAAATCAGCCTCACAGAAAAATTTCCCAACTATAAGTTTGATGTCAAAAATCAAGCCAGTTTTGCTTGGTGGCGTTCTGGCAAGCGTCCTTATACTAGTACAGAAGATGGTGTCCAAGATTGGTTACACACCGCAACGGCTGTCGGTGTCAGGTTAAATTCTCAAGGAGAATGGGAATTTTTTACACCTTACGGATTAGATGATTTGTTTGCTGGCATTATTCGACCAACACCCGCACATATTTATAACCCAGATGCTCATAACAAAGCATCAACATTTCTCGCCAAGTGTCCCCATCTGAAATTGGCAGAAGCGGGATAA
- a CDS encoding GntR family transcriptional regulator, which translates to MNLNDLAANMLKQQRSTPDLIADALREAILRGIFQEGQSLRQDEIATQFGVSRIPVREALRQLEAEGLVTLHLNRGAMVSVLTANEAQEICEIRSALEVKAIQLAIPKLSTADLEKAAIILETTDQTTDAGLLAQLNWEFHATLYASAERPRLLAIVKNLHINCDRYVRVQMAQMDYQEHSQKEHYQLLDACKQRDAKTAVRLLKRHIDTAGEQLVSYLQQKS; encoded by the coding sequence ATGAACCTAAATGATTTAGCAGCTAATATGCTGAAACAACAACGCAGCACCCCCGATTTAATTGCCGATGCCTTGCGGGAAGCAATTCTGCGCGGTATTTTTCAAGAAGGACAATCTCTTAGACAAGATGAAATTGCTACACAATTTGGTGTGAGTCGCATTCCTGTGCGGGAAGCCTTACGTCAATTAGAAGCAGAAGGTTTAGTAACACTGCATTTAAATCGTGGGGCGATGGTATCGGTACTCACAGCCAATGAAGCGCAAGAAATTTGTGAGATTCGCAGTGCTTTAGAAGTGAAAGCCATACAGTTAGCCATACCAAAATTAAGCACAGCAGATTTAGAAAAAGCCGCAATAATTCTCGAAACAACCGATCAAACCACCGATGCAGGTTTGTTAGCGCAACTTAATTGGGAATTTCACGCTACACTTTACGCCAGCGCAGAACGTCCGCGACTATTGGCAATAGTAAAAAACTTACATATAAATTGCGATCGCTATGTGCGTGTGCAGATGGCACAAATGGATTATCAAGAACATTCTCAAAAAGAACACTATCAACTTTTAGATGCGTGCAAACAGCGAGATGCAAAAACTGCTGTGCGGTTACTAAAACGCCACATCGATACCGCAGGGGAACAGTTAGTTAGTTACTTGCAGCAAAAATCTTGA
- a CDS encoding 2-isopropylmalate synthase: MSIASQATDRVIIFDTTLRDGEQSPGATLNAEEKLAIAHQLALLGVDVIEAGFAVSSPGDFQAVKTIAEQVGTPDGPIICSLARATRKDIQAAAEALQPAAHPRIHTMISTSDIHLQYQLKKSRSEVLAIAQEMVAYAKSFVDDVEFSPMDASRTEPEFLYQVLETAIAAGATTINIPDTVGYCTPKEMGILIQGIRKNVPNIDSVILSIHTQNDLGLATANALAAIENGVRQVECTINGIGERAGNAALEEIVMALQVRKHYFNPYFGRAVDSDAPLTNIKTQEIYKTSALVSQLTGMLIQPNKAIVGANAFAHESGIHQDGIIKHRQTYEIMEAASIGLPENRIVLGKHSGRNAFRTRLKELGFELSEADLNKAFNRFKEVADKKKEISDWDLEAIVRDETQNQVESGFQLEHVQVICGDCTCPTATITVVTPDGKILTDASVGTGPVDAVYQAINRLVQIPNQLIEFSVQSVTGGIDALGTVTIRLRYQDRIFSGQASDTDIVVAAAYAHLNTVNRLYRYLQTQKIPAQMS, translated from the coding sequence ATGAGCATTGCATCTCAAGCAACAGACCGAGTTATCATCTTCGATACCACCTTGCGGGATGGCGAACAATCCCCAGGTGCAACCCTAAATGCAGAAGAGAAATTAGCGATCGCTCATCAACTGGCACTCCTGGGTGTAGATGTCATTGAAGCGGGTTTTGCCGTCTCTAGTCCGGGAGATTTTCAAGCCGTCAAAACCATCGCTGAACAAGTCGGAACACCAGACGGGCCAATTATTTGCAGTTTAGCCAGAGCCACCCGCAAAGATATTCAAGCCGCCGCCGAAGCCTTACAACCTGCTGCCCATCCGCGCATTCACACCATGATTTCCACATCTGATATTCATCTGCAATATCAGTTGAAAAAGTCCCGTAGTGAAGTGTTGGCGATCGCCCAAGAAATGGTCGCTTATGCCAAATCCTTTGTCGATGATGTTGAATTCTCGCCAATGGATGCTAGTCGCACAGAACCAGAGTTTTTATATCAGGTATTAGAAACTGCGATCGCCGCAGGTGCCACGACAATTAATATTCCTGATACCGTCGGTTACTGCACACCCAAAGAAATGGGAATTCTCATTCAGGGAATTCGGAAAAATGTGCCGAATATTGACAGCGTAATTCTTTCCATTCACACTCAAAATGATTTGGGTTTAGCCACCGCCAACGCCTTAGCGGCAATTGAAAATGGCGTGCGGCAAGTAGAATGCACAATTAACGGCATTGGTGAACGTGCCGGAAATGCCGCATTAGAAGAAATTGTTATGGCCTTGCAAGTGCGGAAACATTACTTCAATCCTTACTTTGGACGTGCTGTAGATTCCGATGCACCCCTCACCAACATCAAAACCCAGGAGATTTACAAAACTTCTGCCTTAGTTTCCCAATTAACTGGAATGTTGATTCAGCCGAATAAGGCGATCGTTGGTGCAAATGCTTTCGCCCATGAATCAGGCATTCATCAAGATGGCATTATCAAGCATCGCCAAACCTACGAAATTATGGAAGCAGCATCCATTGGGTTGCCAGAAAATCGCATAGTTTTAGGCAAACACTCTGGACGAAATGCTTTCCGTACAAGATTGAAAGAATTGGGATTTGAACTGAGTGAAGCCGACTTGAACAAAGCCTTTAACCGCTTTAAAGAAGTTGCAGACAAGAAAAAAGAGATATCTGATTGGGATTTAGAAGCGATCGTCCGTGATGAAACCCAAAATCAAGTAGAAAGTGGCTTTCAACTCGAACACGTTCAAGTAATTTGTGGTGACTGTACTTGTCCAACCGCAACCATTACAGTTGTCACTCCCGATGGCAAAATCCTCACAGATGCCAGCGTCGGCACAGGGCCAGTAGATGCAGTTTATCAGGCGATAAACCGCTTAGTACAGATTCCCAATCAATTAATAGAGTTCTCTGTGCAGTCTGTTACAGGGGGAATTGATGCGTTGGGAACAGTCACAATCCGCTTGAGATATCAAGATCGCATATTTTCTGGACAAGCATCCGACACTGATATTGTCGTAGCCGCAGCTTATGCCCATCTCAACACGGTAAACCGCCTTTACCGTTACTTGCAAACACAAAAAATCCCAGCGCAGATGAGCTAA
- a CDS encoding DUF4870 domain-containing protein, protein MQTSFDSDKRKLLSSLCHGAIFFSTTLFSIGVPIIINIISDDPVVKSSAKESINFHFNVWFWATIIGLPIAVLSWLTFGIGGILFFPLVAFGFLLHWGLTIVALLHCFNNPDEPFRYPFIFRVF, encoded by the coding sequence ATGCAAACTTCATTTGATTCTGATAAGCGCAAACTGTTATCATCTCTGTGTCATGGGGCAATTTTCTTTAGTACAACGTTGTTTTCAATTGGTGTACCTATTATCATTAATATTATTTCGGATGACCCTGTTGTTAAAAGTAGCGCTAAAGAATCAATTAATTTCCACTTCAATGTTTGGTTTTGGGCAACCATAATTGGATTACCAATTGCAGTTTTATCTTGGCTCACTTTTGGTATTGGAGGGATTTTGTTCTTTCCTCTTGTGGCCTTTGGCTTTTTATTGCACTGGGGGCTGACAATTGTGGCACTGCTGCACTGTTTTAACAATCCTGATGAACCGTTCCGTTATCCGTTTATTTTCCGAGTGTTCTAA
- a CDS encoding ATP adenylyltransferase: MPQGEILLNPGTLWTSVKECTEYALKCGALLSIPTKFEFVEQDGVNFLVRILSNLVRKDAAKKQQDKQTFDGKEFNPFLPYEKDLFVADISHTHVCILNKFNVVDYHLLIITRAFEEQESLLTPEDFAALLACLANFDGLAFYNSGKTAGASQRHKHLQIVPLPLVTSGVQTPIEPLLTSAEFEDGVGSITQLPFVNAFANLDPNWVQSPLTYAESILKVYQNLLSAVGIEAVDSHQPYGAYNLLVTRKWMFIVPRSQEHFHSISVNSLGFAGALLVRNEQEMQLIKNTGPMTILKEVSVKGSIVSQ; this comes from the coding sequence ATGCCACAGGGAGAAATATTACTCAACCCTGGCACTTTATGGACAAGTGTCAAAGAATGTACTGAATATGCTTTAAAATGCGGTGCATTGCTGTCTATCCCTACAAAGTTTGAATTTGTTGAGCAAGACGGCGTTAACTTTTTAGTCCGGATTTTATCTAACCTTGTTCGCAAAGATGCAGCGAAGAAACAGCAAGACAAACAAACTTTTGATGGTAAGGAATTCAACCCTTTCCTTCCCTACGAAAAGGATTTATTTGTGGCGGATATTTCCCATACTCATGTCTGTATCTTGAATAAATTCAATGTTGTTGACTATCACTTACTAATCATCACCCGTGCATTTGAAGAACAAGAAAGCCTACTTACACCAGAAGATTTTGCTGCTTTATTAGCATGTTTAGCCAACTTTGATGGTTTAGCTTTTTACAACAGTGGTAAAACCGCAGGCGCTAGTCAGCGGCACAAGCACTTACAAATAGTACCTTTACCACTGGTTACTTCAGGAGTGCAGACACCTATTGAACCACTACTAACATCAGCAGAATTTGAAGATGGTGTAGGAAGCATAACGCAATTACCTTTTGTCAACGCTTTTGCAAATTTAGATCCCAATTGGGTTCAATCTCCGTTAACTTATGCTGAGTCTATCTTGAAGGTATATCAAAATTTATTAAGTGCTGTTGGGATAGAAGCAGTTGATAGTCATCAACCATATGGTGCTTACAATCTGCTTGTAACTAGAAAATGGATGTTCATCGTACCGCGATCGCAAGAACATTTCCACTCCATTTCTGTCAACTCGTTAGGATTTGCTGGTGCTTTACTGGTGCGGAATGAGCAAGAAATGCAACTTATCAAAAACACAGGCCCAATGACCATCCTGAAAGAAGTTTCTGTAAAAGGGTCAATAGTCAGTCAATAA